In Sandaracinaceae bacterium, one DNA window encodes the following:
- the fabD gene encoding ACP S-malonyltransferase — protein sequence MSKIAWVFPGQGSQSVGMGRDAFDASPAARLVFEAADAALGESLSGLCFEGPADALSLTANTQPAILTTSIALLRALEEAGPLPVDVMAGHSLGEYSAHVAAGTLRFDDAVRVVRQRGLFMQEAVPVGTGAMAAVLKAERELVERVCAGIDAVVEPVNFNSPGQIVIAGSVEGVQRASEALTAEKARVMALPVSAPFHSSLMRPAEERLAPLLDALTFADPRVPVYVNVDAAPVTAGAAARDALVRQVSRAVRWDEAVVAMIAAGVSVFVEVGPGKVLSGLLKRIDKNATAISVQSMADVGAAREALLAARS from the coding sequence ATGTCCAAGATCGCGTGGGTGTTTCCGGGGCAAGGGAGTCAGTCCGTCGGTATGGGGCGCGACGCCTTCGATGCGTCGCCGGCGGCACGGTTGGTGTTCGAAGCAGCCGACGCTGCGCTGGGCGAGTCACTGAGCGGCCTGTGCTTCGAGGGACCGGCGGACGCGCTGTCGCTCACGGCCAACACGCAGCCCGCCATCTTGACCACGTCCATCGCGCTGCTGCGAGCGCTCGAAGAAGCCGGCCCGCTGCCCGTGGACGTCATGGCTGGACACTCGCTGGGAGAGTACTCCGCTCACGTGGCTGCCGGCACGCTGCGCTTCGACGACGCGGTGCGCGTGGTGCGGCAGCGGGGGCTCTTCATGCAGGAGGCCGTGCCCGTGGGAACCGGCGCCATGGCCGCTGTGCTCAAAGCGGAGCGCGAGCTGGTGGAGCGCGTGTGTGCCGGCATCGACGCGGTGGTGGAGCCCGTGAACTTCAACTCGCCCGGACAGATCGTCATTGCGGGCAGCGTCGAGGGCGTCCAGCGCGCGAGCGAAGCCCTGACCGCCGAGAAGGCCCGCGTCATGGCGCTCCCGGTGAGCGCGCCGTTCCACTCGAGCTTGATGCGGCCCGCGGAGGAGCGCCTGGCGCCGCTGCTGGACGCGCTCACCTTTGCCGACCCGCGTGTGCCCGTGTACGTGAATGTAGACGCGGCCCCCGTCACGGCAGGGGCGGCGGCGCGCGATGCCTTGGTGCGGCAGGTCAGCCGGGCCGTGCGCTGGGACGAGGCGGTGGTGGCGATGATCGCGGCCGGTGTCAGCGTGTTCGTGGAGGTCGGCCCAGGCAAGGTGCTGAGCGGGCTGCTGAAGCGCATCGACAAGAACGCCACGGCCATCTCGGTGCAGAGCATGGCGG
- a CDS encoding DUF4388 domain-containing protein, with protein sequence MVDEADLVIEPSGVVRSSATGGPALKRFAGSYNLAVASPGLLLFGDASLGVEARPRVLMAGEIVTRMTVMEVINVIATANWRGELLVATPTWERRLLFDQGALKGAASSSSDDRLGEVIFRAGGISRRDLERVLQDLSPEERFGETLVARGIIDSAQLFQFLQKQSVEVFHGALLAGEGHYVFHLPTDAEEPLGIQMHMQIHGLLMEGVQRIDEMALFRERIPSNQMCPVPVPDAPPPKKLDQAAEALMAVCDGRRTIDELARMTGHGEFATTKAVYHLLQAKMITLRRASNIDTDTVKRLVAAFNEVMQDIFIAVATYGGVAQTRQTLDAWIDGSGYGPFFGEGMDDFGCVDASVITQALMGVEQDSPVDALHQALHELAAFALFSATTTLPRDQELTLARDVNRRLKQIRIE encoded by the coding sequence GTGGTTGATGAAGCCGATCTCGTGATCGAACCCAGCGGGGTCGTGCGCAGCTCCGCGACCGGTGGCCCAGCCCTCAAGCGCTTCGCCGGCTCGTACAATCTGGCCGTGGCGTCGCCCGGGCTGCTCCTGTTCGGGGACGCATCGCTCGGCGTGGAGGCGCGCCCGCGTGTCCTGATGGCAGGCGAGATCGTCACGCGCATGACCGTCATGGAGGTCATCAACGTCATCGCCACCGCCAACTGGCGCGGGGAGCTGTTGGTGGCCACGCCCACCTGGGAGCGGCGCCTGCTGTTCGACCAGGGCGCCCTCAAGGGAGCGGCCAGCTCCTCCAGCGACGACCGTCTGGGCGAGGTCATCTTCCGCGCGGGTGGCATCTCCCGGCGTGACCTCGAGCGGGTGCTGCAGGACCTCTCCCCGGAAGAACGCTTCGGCGAGACCCTGGTGGCGCGCGGCATCATCGACTCGGCGCAGCTCTTCCAGTTCCTGCAGAAGCAGTCGGTGGAGGTCTTCCACGGCGCGCTGCTGGCCGGTGAGGGGCACTACGTGTTCCACCTGCCCACGGACGCAGAGGAGCCGCTGGGCATCCAGATGCACATGCAGATCCACGGGCTGCTCATGGAGGGCGTGCAGCGCATCGACGAGATGGCGCTGTTCCGTGAGCGCATCCCCAGCAACCAGATGTGCCCGGTCCCGGTGCCGGACGCGCCGCCGCCCAAGAAGCTGGACCAGGCCGCCGAGGCGCTCATGGCCGTGTGCGACGGGCGGCGCACCATCGACGAGCTGGCCCGCATGACCGGGCACGGCGAGTTCGCCACCACCAAGGCCGTCTATCACTTGCTGCAAGCGAAGATGATCACGCTGCGGCGCGCCTCCAACATCGACACGGACACCGTGAAGCGGCTGGTCGCGGCGTTCAACGAGGTCATGCAAGACATCTTCATCGCGGTGGCCACCTACGGCGGGGTGGCGCAGACGCGCCAGACGTTGGACGCGTGGATCGACGGCAGCGGCTACGGGCCCTTCTTCGGTGAGGGCATGGACGACTTCGGCTGCGTGGACGCCAGCGTCATCACCCAGGCCCTCATGGGCGTGGAGCAAGACAGCCCGGTGGACGCGCTGCACCAGGCCCTGCACGAGCTGGCCGCGTTCGCGCTGTTCTCTGCCACCACCACGCTGCCTCGGGACCAAGAGCTGACCCTGGCGCGCGACGTCAACCGGCGGCTGAAGCAGATCCGCATCGAGTAG
- a CDS encoding tetratricopeptide repeat protein has product MGASLSPLGPLRLALPLRRRVRGGVLLLALVVVGGGAFQFYAQRRTAEGEEHLGGARARLEASIVEAPGLDRLAASSALSHLVRARERGIHNVESEALLVRASVLVALQGGDLPSAQRTLAAAVELHGWDAETHLLAAEIARRGVRLTEAEQHVAHTLRLVPQHARGLMAAASLALEVGDPQASERYARALVRREPEASRAHAVLGEALEQQRRFEGAEHAYREALRLNQRDAVGHMDLARVLRVRGDLAGAEASYSQALELAPTDPAAFLGRGLARMEQGQGPGAASDLERARQLAPRDASVWVALGDLRRATSDLDAAVEAYRHALTLDPGLVMVEVRLGNTHVARGQLHQALGAFEGAIERAPQQSEAHNGRGVALMYLGREAEARASFERAAELSPSDPHPLLNLGILGERSGHRDEAERAFQAALDRDPSSEDALERLLALRAG; this is encoded by the coding sequence ATGGGTGCCTCACTCTCGCCTCTTGGGCCGCTGCGCCTCGCGCTCCCTCTGCGTCGCCGTGTTCGCGGAGGGGTGCTCCTGCTCGCGCTCGTGGTCGTGGGCGGCGGCGCCTTCCAGTTCTACGCGCAGCGCAGAACAGCAGAGGGTGAGGAGCACCTCGGAGGCGCGCGCGCACGCCTCGAGGCCAGTATCGTGGAGGCTCCGGGCCTCGATCGACTGGCGGCCAGCAGCGCGCTGTCACACCTCGTGCGGGCGCGCGAGCGGGGCATCCACAACGTCGAGTCCGAGGCGCTCCTCGTCCGGGCCAGCGTGCTGGTCGCGCTGCAAGGCGGGGACCTGCCCAGCGCGCAGCGCACGCTCGCAGCTGCGGTGGAGCTGCACGGCTGGGACGCGGAGACGCACCTGCTGGCCGCCGAGATCGCGCGTCGTGGGGTTCGCCTGACTGAGGCCGAACAGCACGTGGCGCACACGCTGCGGTTGGTGCCCCAGCACGCACGCGGGCTGATGGCGGCCGCCTCGCTGGCGCTCGAGGTGGGTGACCCGCAGGCGAGCGAGCGCTACGCGCGCGCCCTGGTGCGACGCGAACCCGAGGCGAGCCGCGCCCATGCCGTGCTGGGTGAGGCGCTCGAGCAGCAGCGGCGCTTCGAGGGGGCCGAGCACGCCTACCGTGAGGCGCTGCGCTTGAACCAGCGGGACGCCGTGGGACACATGGACCTCGCGCGTGTGCTGAGGGTGCGCGGGGATCTGGCCGGTGCCGAGGCATCGTACAGCCAAGCGCTCGAGCTCGCGCCCACGGACCCAGCGGCCTTCCTCGGCCGTGGGCTGGCGCGGATGGAGCAAGGGCAGGGCCCCGGCGCTGCGAGCGACCTCGAGCGCGCTCGTCAGCTGGCTCCGCGTGATGCTTCCGTGTGGGTTGCGCTCGGCGACCTGCGCCGCGCCACGAGTGACCTCGACGCGGCGGTCGAGGCCTACCGGCACGCGCTCACGCTCGACCCGGGGCTCGTGATGGTAGAGGTGCGCCTCGGCAACACGCACGTGGCGCGCGGGCAGCTGCACCAAGCGCTCGGCGCGTTCGAGGGCGCCATCGAGCGGGCCCCACAGCAGTCGGAGGCCCACAACGGTCGTGGGGTGGCGCTCATGTATCTGGGGCGTGAGGCAGAGGCCCGAGCGTCGTTCGAGCGCGCGGCGGAGCTCTCACCGAGCGACCCCCACCCCCTCTTGAACCTGGGCATCCTCGGCGAGCGCAGCGGGCATCGAGACGAGGCCGAGCGCGCGTTCCAGGCGGCGCTCGACCGGGACCCCAGCTCCGAGGACGCCCTCGAGCGGCTGCTGGCCCTCCGAGCGGGTTGA
- a CDS encoding cyclic nucleotide-binding domain-containing protein: protein MRTLKDLHEYADDHLYAGRYAEALHGYAAEVQLNPASLDGRLRIADCLLALGEPQAAAMVYTKLAQYAAHAGYPLRALVALKVLQALEPQLGQLLAGVATLYAKDSPKLGRGVRLSLGDPDALLPDGLRFDTPPPLAELATHAARNAMDTSRIAAFPEKVTPIPVFSELPADNFAAVLGALRLVRARPGQVIIEQGSVGTSFFVLARGEVQVQRTRDDGAVQRLAKLHDGSIFGEMALVSAQPRSATVVALDDCDLLEFPREALVAASSQVGAIATALEKFTRERLLNNLLATSPLFRPLDTKQRLDLVRGFAAHDLAPGTTIIREGEQGRGLFLLLSGEADVSKVDGSERVLLATLKPGDVFGEIALIHNEPTTATVTTAMQATVLFLSRERFAVLVNAVKEIREYIEQLGEERLMDTQLTLDGGDIDDDMLML, encoded by the coding sequence ATGCGCACCCTCAAGGATCTCCACGAGTACGCCGACGACCACCTCTATGCGGGCCGCTACGCCGAGGCCCTGCACGGCTACGCCGCCGAGGTGCAGCTCAACCCCGCCAGCCTCGATGGGCGCCTGCGCATCGCGGACTGCTTGCTGGCCCTGGGCGAGCCGCAGGCCGCAGCCATGGTCTACACCAAGCTCGCGCAGTACGCGGCCCACGCCGGCTATCCGCTGCGCGCGCTGGTGGCGCTGAAGGTGCTGCAGGCGCTCGAGCCGCAGCTCGGTCAGCTGCTTGCGGGGGTGGCCACGCTCTACGCCAAAGACTCTCCGAAGCTCGGCCGCGGCGTGCGCCTCTCGCTGGGCGACCCGGACGCGCTCCTTCCCGATGGCCTGCGCTTCGACACCCCGCCGCCGCTCGCCGAGCTGGCCACGCACGCGGCGCGCAACGCCATGGACACCTCGCGCATCGCGGCCTTCCCCGAGAAGGTCACGCCCATCCCCGTCTTCAGCGAGCTGCCGGCCGACAACTTCGCGGCCGTGCTGGGCGCGCTTCGGTTGGTGCGGGCGCGCCCCGGCCAGGTGATCATCGAGCAGGGCAGCGTGGGCACGTCGTTCTTCGTGCTGGCTCGCGGCGAGGTGCAGGTGCAGCGCACGCGCGACGACGGGGCCGTCCAGCGGCTCGCCAAGCTGCACGACGGATCCATCTTCGGTGAGATGGCGCTGGTGTCCGCGCAGCCGCGCAGCGCCACGGTGGTGGCCCTCGACGACTGCGACCTGCTCGAGTTCCCGCGCGAGGCGCTGGTGGCCGCGTCGTCCCAGGTGGGCGCCATCGCCACGGCCCTCGAGAAGTTCACGCGCGAGCGTCTGCTCAACAACCTGCTGGCCACGTCGCCGCTGTTCCGGCCGCTGGACACCAAGCAGCGCCTGGATCTGGTGCGTGGCTTCGCGGCGCACGACCTGGCCCCCGGCACCACCATCATTCGCGAGGGCGAACAGGGCCGTGGTCTCTTCTTGCTGCTCAGCGGCGAGGCCGACGTGTCCAAGGTGGACGGTAGCGAGCGGGTGCTCTTGGCCACCCTCAAGCCCGGCGATGTGTTCGGTGAGATCGCCCTGATTCACAACGAGCCCACCACCGCCACCGTGACCACGGCGATGCAGGCCACGGTGCTGTTCCTTTCGCGGGAGCGCTTCGCGGTGCTGGTGAACGCCGTGAAGGAGATTCGCGAGTACATCGAGCAGCTGGGCGAAGAGCGCCTCATGGACACTCAGCTCACGCTCGACGGCGGCGACATCGACGACGACATGCTGATGCTCTGA
- a CDS encoding peptidase S8, translated as MASSLDSSVRLRIALGVLLALGALGLSVAARLGSPGRAADATPVHDLDATRSETVGASGALLLDLDDDLSDDQRAALAQAIDDAVAPFDWPDGTLGVELSAAGRLYRLNIPESELADLRRSLSGQGAVESLEREHTLGLPVDPRAIDFTPNDASDSPEAPAPDTVAPARGAFRPNDPYYRHQWHLDQVQMPHAWLRTRGRGVVVAVIDTGVLYRDHERGRRAPDLAGTRFAAGWDFVDGDATPDDEHGHGTHVAGTIAQSTHNAIGVAGVAPDATIMPIRVLDARGAGRSGDIAAAIRWAADHGADVINMSLGGGLPSRAMASAIEYAHDKGVVVVAAAGNTGRGRVEYPAAYEHVIAVGAVRMDGTRAYYSSYGDALDLMAPGGDLRVDQNGDGMPDGVVQNTMVRGDPMQHDYLGFQGTSMAAPHVAGVVALLRAEGLRDPDAIERVLRESAREVGPNSDFGAGILQADAALQRQGSSRSLGGASAASVALLTLYGGAARRRRKLALGPLAAAFGAFTFGGGLSAAFSWWPTTASVSAFSGPHAFALLGDVGALLGLTAALPLLAYAALAHVRRLSPWLSVLAFGVAGGLVFEALVPTVRLALLPELVAGPWLLANAAICAWLGWAAAQSDAR; from the coding sequence GTGGCGTCTTCGCTCGATTCCTCGGTCCGTCTGCGTATCGCGCTCGGTGTGCTGCTGGCGCTGGGGGCCCTCGGGCTCTCGGTAGCGGCTCGGCTCGGCTCCCCCGGCCGCGCGGCGGACGCCACGCCGGTCCATGATCTCGACGCTACGCGCTCGGAGACTGTGGGAGCATCGGGTGCCTTGCTGCTGGACCTCGACGACGACCTGAGCGACGACCAGCGCGCCGCCTTGGCGCAGGCCATCGACGACGCGGTGGCGCCCTTCGACTGGCCGGACGGAACGCTGGGGGTGGAGCTGAGCGCGGCTGGCAGGCTCTACCGCCTGAACATCCCCGAGAGCGAACTCGCCGACCTGCGGCGCAGCCTGAGCGGGCAGGGCGCGGTGGAGTCCCTCGAGCGCGAACACACGCTGGGCCTGCCGGTGGACCCGCGCGCCATCGACTTCACGCCCAACGACGCGAGCGACTCCCCCGAGGCACCCGCCCCGGACACCGTTGCGCCTGCGCGGGGCGCCTTCCGCCCGAACGACCCGTACTACCGGCACCAATGGCACCTCGACCAGGTGCAGATGCCGCATGCGTGGCTGCGCACGCGGGGCCGCGGCGTGGTGGTGGCCGTCATCGACACGGGCGTGCTCTACCGCGACCACGAGCGTGGCCGCCGCGCACCCGACCTGGCTGGCACCCGCTTCGCAGCGGGCTGGGACTTCGTGGATGGCGACGCCACCCCGGATGACGAGCACGGCCATGGCACCCACGTGGCGGGGACCATCGCGCAGTCCACCCACAACGCCATCGGCGTGGCCGGCGTGGCCCCCGACGCCACCATCATGCCCATCCGCGTGCTCGATGCGCGTGGGGCAGGGCGCTCGGGCGACATCGCGGCGGCCATTCGCTGGGCGGCCGACCACGGCGCCGACGTCATCAACATGAGCCTCGGCGGGGGCCTGCCCTCGCGGGCCATGGCGTCGGCCATCGAGTACGCCCACGACAAGGGCGTGGTGGTCGTGGCAGCAGCCGGGAACACCGGACGCGGCCGCGTGGAGTACCCAGCCGCGTACGAGCACGTCATCGCCGTGGGCGCGGTCCGCATGGACGGCACGCGCGCCTACTACTCCTCGTACGGCGACGCCCTCGACCTGATGGCGCCCGGCGGCGATCTGCGCGTGGACCAGAACGGCGACGGCATGCCCGACGGCGTCGTGCAGAACACCATGGTGCGGGGCGACCCCATGCAGCACGACTACCTGGGCTTCCAGGGCACCTCGATGGCCGCGCCGCATGTGGCGGGGGTGGTGGCCCTGCTGCGCGCCGAGGGGCTGCGTGACCCGGACGCCATCGAGCGTGTGCTGCGCGAGAGCGCCCGCGAGGTGGGGCCCAACAGCGACTTCGGCGCGGGCATCCTGCAGGCCGACGCGGCCCTTCAACGCCAAGGCAGCAGCCGCTCGCTGGGAGGCGCTTCGGCCGCCTCGGTGGCCCTGCTCACTCTCTATGGAGGCGCGGCGCGCCGGCGTCGCAAGCTGGCACTGGGTCCGCTCGCCGCCGCGTTCGGTGCGTTCACGTTCGGTGGCGGGCTCTCAGCGGCCTTCTCGTGGTGGCCCACCACGGCCAGCGTCAGCGCCTTCTCCGGGCCGCACGCCTTCGCGCTGCTGGGGGACGTGGGGGCGCTGCTGGGGCTGACGGCTGCGCTTCCGCTCCTGGCCTACGCCGCCTTGGCCCACGTGCGGCGCCTCTCCCCGTGGCTCAGCGTTCTTGCGTTCGGGGTGGCGGGTGGCCTGGTGTTCGAAGCGCTGGTCCCCACCGTGCGCCTGGCTTTGCTCCCCGAGCTGGTGGCGGGGCCGTGGCTGCTCGCGAACGCGGCGATCTGCGCCTGGCTCGGCTGGGCCGCTGCGCAGAGCGACGCGCGCTGA
- a CDS encoding BolA family transcriptional regulator, protein MVEPSVLEQRLREKLSGVTHVEVKDMTGTKDHFEAVIVASAFAGQSRVKQHQLVYGALGELMDGPVHALTFKTLTPEAWEAQGG, encoded by the coding sequence ATGGTCGAACCAAGCGTCTTGGAGCAGCGGCTCCGTGAGAAACTGAGCGGTGTCACCCACGTCGAGGTCAAGGACATGACCGGGACCAAGGACCACTTCGAGGCCGTCATCGTGGCCAGCGCGTTCGCCGGGCAGTCCCGCGTGAAGCAGCACCAGCTGGTCTACGGCGCCCTCGGCGAGCTGATGGACGGCCCCGTCCACGCGCTCACCTTCAAGACCCTCACGCCCGAAGCGTGGGAAGCGCAGGGAGGCTGA
- a CDS encoding ATP-binding protein produces the protein MPYRQRDVDERPPEEEQAGIVGDLVRQFADPYAFFRELVQNAIDAGSTDIRVDIARDAEGALLFSVSDAGEGMDRDILENKLLVLFRSGKEGVEGKIGKFGIGFVSVLAIKPSVVKVQSTRAGKGHTLHLYADHSYELFEHPPAASGTTVTLVVPIPKQKADARIKEHVQRSRVSLQRWCEHAQIPIRLRVDESAFGDGGVERIDRELQLDGVLCSVRVASSDGHTIVLAGLRGSEGQRAAFYNRGLLLTETEEPLGFPGLVLKVQDSSWSTR, from the coding sequence GTGCCCTATCGTCAGAGAGACGTCGACGAGCGCCCCCCCGAAGAAGAGCAGGCGGGCATCGTCGGCGACCTGGTGCGCCAGTTCGCCGACCCCTACGCCTTCTTCCGGGAGCTGGTGCAGAACGCCATCGACGCCGGCAGCACGGACATCCGCGTGGACATCGCGCGCGACGCCGAGGGTGCGCTGCTGTTCTCGGTGAGCGACGCCGGCGAGGGGATGGACCGCGACATCCTCGAGAACAAGCTGCTGGTGCTGTTCCGCTCCGGCAAGGAGGGCGTCGAGGGGAAGATCGGCAAGTTCGGCATCGGCTTCGTCTCCGTGCTGGCCATCAAGCCATCCGTCGTGAAGGTGCAGTCCACGCGCGCAGGCAAGGGCCACACGCTGCACCTCTACGCCGACCACTCCTACGAGCTGTTCGAGCACCCGCCCGCAGCGTCGGGCACCACCGTCACGCTGGTGGTCCCCATCCCGAAGCAGAAGGCCGACGCGCGGATCAAGGAGCATGTGCAGCGCTCGCGCGTGTCGCTGCAGCGCTGGTGCGAGCACGCCCAGATCCCCATCCGGCTGCGGGTGGACGAGAGTGCCTTCGGCGACGGGGGGGTGGAGCGCATCGACCGCGAGCTGCAGCTGGACGGCGTGCTGTGCTCCGTTCGGGTGGCCAGCTCCGACGGCCACACCATCGTCTTGGCCGGCCTCCGGGGCAGCGAAGGGCAACGCGCCGCGTTCTACAACCGCGGGCTGCTGCTGACCGAGACGGAGGAGCCGCTGGGCTTCCCGGGTCTGGTGCTGAAGGTGCAAGACTCGAGCTGGAGCACACGCTGA
- a CDS encoding serine/threonine protein kinase, with translation MLGILNSKYELVELAGEGGMAHVYRGYTLGAEGFRRPVAVKRILEGFADNAEFLEMFVEEARVSATIHHPNVVQIHDFDRDDAGHFYLVMEWVPGVNLLDWCEGHRLRGQRTPWHLVAAVGIEVSKGLGAAHENHNEQGGLSPIYHRDVTPQNVLISQFGYVKLTDFGLARATDRARITREHIVKGKVSYLAPELTEGGDPSPQSDLFGLGVLLWESLMGRKLFHGDGPVDVVRAIQAAVIPSVCAERPEVPRAFDDVLAYALARSPRDRYTSTRQMCRALSNILRLTPEATDADVLSRSVIDARDALRAGQIASALRTEAEALPLTRRK, from the coding sequence ATGTTGGGCATCCTGAACTCCAAGTACGAGCTCGTGGAACTCGCGGGCGAGGGAGGGATGGCGCACGTCTACCGGGGCTACACGCTCGGCGCCGAGGGCTTTCGCCGCCCGGTGGCGGTGAAGCGCATCCTCGAAGGCTTCGCCGACAACGCCGAGTTCCTGGAGATGTTCGTCGAGGAAGCGCGCGTCTCGGCCACCATCCACCACCCCAACGTGGTGCAGATCCACGACTTCGATCGCGACGACGCCGGGCACTTCTACCTGGTGATGGAGTGGGTGCCGGGCGTGAACCTCTTGGACTGGTGCGAGGGCCACCGCCTGCGCGGTCAGCGCACGCCATGGCACCTGGTCGCCGCCGTGGGCATCGAGGTCTCGAAGGGCCTCGGCGCCGCCCATGAGAACCACAACGAGCAGGGCGGGCTCTCCCCCATCTATCACCGCGACGTCACGCCGCAGAACGTGCTCATCAGCCAGTTCGGGTACGTGAAGCTCACGGACTTCGGGCTGGCGCGCGCCACGGACCGCGCGCGCATCACGCGCGAGCACATCGTGAAGGGCAAGGTCTCGTACCTGGCGCCCGAGCTCACGGAGGGCGGAGACCCCTCCCCGCAGTCGGATCTGTTCGGTCTCGGAGTGCTGCTCTGGGAGTCGCTGATGGGCCGCAAGCTCTTCCACGGCGACGGTCCGGTGGACGTGGTGCGCGCCATCCAGGCCGCGGTCATCCCCTCGGTGTGTGCCGAGCGCCCAGAAGTCCCGCGTGCCTTCGACGACGTGCTGGCCTACGCGCTGGCGCGCTCGCCGCGTGACCGCTACACCAGCACGCGCCAGATGTGCCGCGCCTTGTCGAACATCCTGCGGCTGACCCCCGAGGCCACCGACGCCGACGTGCTGAGCCGCAGCGTGATCGACGCGCGCGACGCGCTGCGGGCCGGCCAAATCGCGAGCGCGCTGCGCACCGAAGCCGAGGCGCTCCCGCTCACGCGCCGCAAGTAG
- the grxD gene encoding Grx4 family monothiol glutaredoxin, whose protein sequence is MSTLTPELKERLEGLVTQAPVVLFMKGTKNFPQCGFSATVVEVLKRAGVTDFATVNILADAEVRQGMKDFSNWPTFPQLFVRGELVGGCDIVREAYESGELQKLLAG, encoded by the coding sequence ATGAGCACGCTGACACCCGAGCTCAAGGAGCGCCTCGAGGGCCTGGTCACCCAAGCGCCCGTCGTGCTGTTCATGAAGGGCACCAAGAACTTCCCGCAGTGCGGCTTCTCCGCCACCGTGGTGGAGGTGCTCAAGCGCGCCGGCGTCACGGACTTCGCCACCGTGAACATCCTGGCCGACGCCGAGGTGCGGCAGGGCATGAAGGACTTCAGCAACTGGCCCACGTTCCCACAGCTGTTCGTGCGCGGCGAGCTGGTGGGCGGCTGCGACATCGTGCGGGAGGCGTACGAGTCGGGCGAGCTGCAGAAGCTCCTCGCGGGCTGA
- a CDS encoding CapA family protein, with protein sequence MWVAGDILISEGIRRIIEGEVALGGTEADAYTRILEPVGAWFAREPEAFVFANLESPVARRRNEIDRSTWGGETLVAIPLNMPAYTLAGLRRIGVDGLMLSNNHALDQGEEGLVETLAAARAAGFVTSGAGHYPHTSWPVTVGDDGARVTLVPFYDGHPRGALEPGTPALADLHAPTIAQFAALRPDTELLVPVIHVLGEAVDLPKPRWREWARQLADAGADVIVVHGTHVPLPVELLVVGERRVPIVWGLGNFVSDMARQATPRRPYFRGMPKDENPMLREGLLLRIELVEGRPVQLQFLPTWMNDDRYVRFWGGFERQPRFRLLPLAGCGPPIQPPEDWPEALRGEMMTWITERRDHLVSHVGLDLEGCRPGEPALLTARALGSSAAAR encoded by the coding sequence GTGTGGGTCGCTGGCGACATCCTCATCTCGGAGGGCATCCGCCGCATCATCGAGGGCGAGGTCGCGCTCGGCGGCACCGAGGCCGACGCCTACACGCGCATCCTCGAGCCCGTGGGCGCGTGGTTCGCGCGCGAGCCCGAGGCCTTCGTCTTCGCCAACCTCGAGAGCCCCGTGGCCCGCCGCCGCAACGAGATCGACCGCAGCACCTGGGGTGGCGAGACGCTCGTGGCCATCCCCTTGAACATGCCGGCCTACACGCTCGCGGGGCTGCGTCGCATCGGCGTGGACGGCCTGATGCTCAGCAACAACCACGCGCTCGACCAAGGCGAAGAGGGCTTGGTGGAGACGCTCGCGGCGGCGCGTGCAGCGGGCTTCGTGACCAGCGGCGCGGGGCACTACCCGCACACGTCGTGGCCGGTGACCGTGGGGGACGACGGCGCACGCGTGACGCTGGTGCCCTTCTACGATGGCCATCCGCGCGGCGCGCTCGAGCCAGGGACGCCTGCCCTGGCCGACCTGCACGCGCCCACCATCGCGCAGTTCGCGGCCCTGCGGCCCGACACCGAGCTGTTGGTGCCCGTCATCCACGTGCTGGGTGAGGCCGTGGACCTCCCCAAGCCGCGCTGGCGCGAGTGGGCGAGACAGCTGGCCGACGCGGGCGCAGACGTGATCGTGGTGCACGGGACGCACGTGCCGCTGCCCGTGGAGCTGTTGGTAGTGGGTGAGCGCCGCGTGCCCATCGTGTGGGGCCTCGGCAACTTCGTGTCGGACATGGCGCGCCAGGCTACGCCACGGCGGCCGTATTTCCGGGGCATGCCGAAGGACGAGAACCCCATGCTGCGCGAGGGCCTGCTGCTGCGCATCGAGCTGGTGGAGGGGCGCCCCGTGCAGCTGCAGTTCCTGCCCACGTGGATGAACGACGACCGCTACGTTCGGTTCTGGGGCGGCTTCGAGCGCCAACCTCGCTTCCGCCTGCTGCCGCTGGCCGGGTGTGGGCCTCCCATTCAACCTCCCGAGGACTGGCCCGAGGCGCTGCGCGGCGAGATGATGACCTGGATCACCGAGCGCCGAGACCATCTGGTGTCGCACGTGGGGCTGGACCTCGAGGGCTGCCGTCCTGGCGAGCCCGCGCTGCTCACGGCTCGCGCGCTAGGGTCGTCTGCCGCGGCGCGGTGA